In Acidimicrobiia bacterium, the following are encoded in one genomic region:
- a CDS encoding RidA family protein produces the protein MRTPLTNPSATAVGPYSHGIDVDPLVFCSGQTPLDPTTGLLAEGSIGDRTAQCFSNLFGVLAAAGLGPDQVVKVNVYLTNMDDFAAMNEVYATQFAEPYPARTTIGVASLPLGSDIEIELVARHPTI, from the coding sequence ATGAGGACACCGCTCACCAATCCATCCGCTACAGCCGTTGGGCCCTATAGCCATGGCATAGATGTTGACCCGTTGGTCTTTTGCTCGGGGCAGACTCCCCTTGACCCGACCACCGGCCTCTTGGCCGAAGGCTCCATTGGCGACCGAACCGCCCAGTGCTTCTCCAACCTTTTCGGCGTATTAGCGGCGGCTGGCCTGGGGCCCGACCAGGTGGTCAAGGTCAACGTATACCTCACCAATATGGATGATTTTGCCGCCATGAACGAGGTGTATGCCACTCAGTTTGCCGAGCCCTACCCAGCGCGCACCACCATTGGGGTGGCCTCCCTGCCTTTGGGTTCAGACATCGAAATTGAACTAGTAGCCCGCCACCCCACGATTTAG
- a CDS encoding aminotransferase class V-fold PLP-dependent enzyme: MTTFFDQTFPIEQVRHDTPGAAEVIHFNNAGSALPPQVVVDTVVEHLHREAAIGGYEASDEAHDRLEAVYQSIATLIGAQPNQIAIIENATRAWDMAVYGYPFEPGDRVLTCRAEYSSNVIALLQLQKRHGLEIVLIDDDEFGQIDLTHLEQELARGATMLCMTHAPTSGGLINPAEEVGALCNAYQTFFVLDACQSAGQISLDVQAIGCDVLSSTGRKYLRGPRGTGFLYVNERALERIEPPFLDLHSATWADDWDYKIRDDARRFENWETYYAGKLGLGAAVDYALELSVEATAERLQGLGAVLRSSLEEVSGVTVYDKGAHRGGIVTFGVVGQTAEQIKDKLSAAGINTSTSTPNYARFDLAHRGLATVVRASVHYYNTEEEIDKFIEELDR, from the coding sequence ATGACTACTTTTTTTGACCAAACTTTTCCGATAGAACAAGTTCGCCATGACACTCCGGGGGCGGCTGAGGTCATCCATTTCAACAATGCGGGGAGCGCCCTTCCCCCTCAGGTGGTGGTGGACACCGTGGTAGAGCACCTTCACCGAGAAGCCGCCATCGGTGGTTATGAGGCATCAGACGAAGCACATGACCGCCTCGAAGCGGTTTACCAGTCCATCGCCACGCTGATCGGCGCCCAACCCAACCAAATCGCCATCATAGAAAACGCTACTCGGGCCTGGGACATGGCAGTTTATGGCTACCCCTTTGAACCCGGTGACCGGGTGTTAACTTGCCGAGCGGAATATTCCAGCAATGTGATTGCTTTGCTGCAGTTACAAAAGCGCCACGGCTTAGAAATCGTGTTGATTGATGACGATGAGTTTGGTCAAATTGATTTAACCCATTTAGAACAAGAACTTGCTCGGGGGGCCACCATGTTGTGCATGACCCACGCCCCAACCAGTGGTGGGCTCATCAACCCAGCGGAGGAGGTTGGCGCACTCTGTAATGCCTACCAGACGTTTTTCGTGTTGGATGCTTGCCAGTCAGCAGGGCAGATTTCCCTTGATGTTCAGGCCATTGGTTGTGATGTCTTGTCGTCTACTGGTCGCAAGTATTTGCGTGGCCCCCGCGGCACGGGGTTTTTGTATGTCAACGAACGGGCTTTAGAGCGTATTGAGCCACCATTTTTAGATCTGCACTCCGCCACCTGGGCCGACGACTGGGATTACAAAATCCGCGACGATGCGCGCCGGTTTGAGAATTGGGAAACCTATTACGCCGGCAAGTTAGGACTCGGGGCCGCTGTGGACTACGCCCTCGAACTTTCGGTAGAAGCAACAGCAGAGCGATTACAAGGTTTAGGGGCGGTCTTGCGGAGCAGTCTGGAAGAGGTTTCTGGAGTAACGGTTTACGATAAGGGCGCCCACCGCGGCGGCATCGTCACCTTTGGGGTAGTCGGTCAAACGGCAGAGCAAATCAAAGACAAACTCTCCGCGGCCGGTATTAATACCTCTACCTCGACACCGAACTATGCCCGCTTTGACCTCGCCCACCGAGGGTTAGCCACCGTGGTGCGGGCCTCGGTGCACTACTACAATACCGAAGAAGAAATTGATAAATTTATTGAAGAACTCGACCGTTGA